The Actinomycetota bacterium genome includes a region encoding these proteins:
- a CDS encoding helix-turn-helix domain containing protein produces the protein MKGSVGTTTSIYHTRLPHQWELERMMGEVLSREARRRLRWIEHFRSCGNARMTCRHFAISPTTFYKWLKRYLKRGLRGLEDLPRTPKRKRVSEIPWQTIQLICDLRREHPAWSKHKIAVILKRDYGIRLSSSSV, from the coding sequence ATGAAGGGTTCAGTTGGAACCACTACTAGTATCTACCACACCAGGCTTCCCCATCAATGGGAGTTGGAGAGAATGATGGGCGAGGTCCTCTCCAGGGAGGCCAGAAGGAGGCTGCGCTGGATAGAGCACTTTCGCAGCTGCGGAAATGCCAGGATGACCTGCCGCCACTTCGCCATCTCCCCCACCACCTTCTACAAGTGGCTGAAGAGGTACCTGAAACGGGGGCTCAGGGGACTGGAGGACCTCCCCCGCACCCCGAAAAGGAAAAGGGTCTCGGAGATCCCCTGGCAGACGATCCAGCTCATCTGCGACTTAAGGAGAGAGCACCCCGCCTGGTCCAAGCACAAGATAGCGGTGATCCTCAAGAGGGACTACGGCATCCGCCTTTCTTCCTCCAGCGT
- a CDS encoding GlsB/YeaQ/YmgE family stress response membrane protein, with translation MSLAGWIVIGFFAGWLAGVATGTKKKYGCLLNPVVGIIGAFIGGFIFTYLRNEKVTFAFNWWSFFVAFVGAAVLLLAVRLLAWLLRGRRH, from the coding sequence ATGTCGCTGGCTGGATGGATCGTCATAGGGTTTTTCGCCGGGTGGTTGGCGGGCGTGGCCACCGGCACCAAGAAGAAATACGGTTGCCTCCTGAACCCCGTGGTGGGGATCATCGGCGCGTTCATCGGGGGCTTCATCTTCACCTACCTGCGGAACGAGAAGGTCACCTTCGCCTTCAACTGGTGGAGTTTCTTCGTTGCCTTCGTGGGAGCGGCGGTGCTGCTCCTGGCGGTGAGGCTCCTCGCCTGGCTCCTGCGGGGACGCAGGCATTGA
- a CDS encoding GerMN domain-containing protein: MQDGPPGYGPSREKLSLEGLSRGRLLRWCVTVLTLFLLASAVLLAGCGKTTPGTQEQGKEGQGKEEKGGGEGQEGQGGPVTLTLYFMEVTPTDFYLVPEKRTIPYTQAVARAAMEELFKGPAEGSGLKAIFPNTVKVLDISIKDGICTLNVSKEIITDKAQQGGAGAAVEDLALTSIANTLTEFPTIQKVKLLVEGQQSGMVDGLFIEDFWGHVGLPEYLERDMSKVKAPS; this comes from the coding sequence TTGCAGGACGGTCCGCCGGGGTATGGGCCCTCGCGCGAGAAGCTGTCGCTGGAAGGGCTGTCGCGAGGCCGCCTGCTGCGGTGGTGCGTCACGGTCTTGACGCTTTTCCTGCTTGCTTCCGCCGTTCTCCTCGCAGGATGCGGGAAGACCACGCCGGGCACGCAGGAGCAGGGAAAAGAAGGCCAGGGAAAGGAGGAAAAGGGGGGCGGGGAAGGGCAGGAAGGCCAGGGGGGTCCGGTCACGCTTACCCTCTACTTCATGGAGGTGACCCCCACCGACTTCTACCTGGTTCCGGAGAAACGCACCATACCCTATACCCAGGCGGTGGCCCGCGCGGCCATGGAGGAGCTTTTCAAGGGCCCCGCGGAGGGAAGCGGGCTCAAGGCCATTTTTCCCAACACCGTCAAGGTGCTGGATATAAGCATCAAGGACGGCATCTGCACCCTCAACGTGAGCAAGGAGATCATCACCGACAAGGCCCAGCAGGGGGGTGCCGGAGCCGCGGTGGAAGACCTTGCCCTCACCTCCATCGCCAACACCCTGACCGAGTTCCCAACCATCCAGAAGGTGAAGCTGCTGGTCGAGGGGCAGCAGAGCGGCATGGTGGACGGCCTCTTCATCGAGGATTTCTGGGGACACGTCGGCCTGCCCGAGTACCTGGAGCGCGACATGTCGAAGGTGAAAGCCCCTTCTTGA
- a CDS encoding class E sortase codes for MRILGGRRAVYMAVSVSVLLIVAFAVLMPYLYDRVRRGAAEVEGASAEAGTSRPLTHDELLGPPLSFETPAYISIPAIGLDEEVREGSDDEEELYEILALGPIHLPHTGFPGWPGNCVISGHRTTKTRPFNRLDELKAGDSIYIRNPRGLYEYRVYELRYIDPSENVTLQTEEPILTLTTCAPEGQATQRLVVRASLQGFTPVEEMEH; via the coding sequence ATGAGGATACTGGGAGGGCGTCGAGCGGTCTACATGGCAGTAAGCGTATCCGTGCTGCTCATCGTCGCCTTCGCCGTGCTCATGCCATATCTCTACGACCGGGTGAGGCGGGGCGCCGCGGAAGTGGAGGGCGCGAGCGCGGAGGCGGGCACATCCAGGCCCCTTACCCACGATGAGCTGCTCGGTCCCCCCCTTTCCTTCGAAACCCCGGCCTACATCAGCATCCCCGCCATAGGGCTGGACGAGGAGGTGCGCGAGGGGAGCGACGACGAGGAGGAGCTTTACGAGATCCTCGCGCTGGGACCCATTCACCTCCCACACACCGGCTTCCCCGGCTGGCCGGGCAACTGCGTCATCTCCGGCCACCGCACCACCAAGACCAGGCCCTTCAACCGCCTGGACGAGCTCAAGGCCGGCGATTCCATATACATCCGCAACCCCCGAGGCCTCTATGAATACCGGGTCTACGAGCTAAGATACATCGACCCCAGCGAGAACGTGACCCTGCAGACGGAGGAACCCATCCTCACCCTCACCACCTGTGCCCCGGAAGGGCAGGCCACGCAGCGCCTAGTGGTGCGTGCCTCCCTGCAGGGTTTCACCCCCGTGGAGGAGATGGAGCATTAA
- a CDS encoding UPF0182 family protein → MPEERSPWDSLFKGGGGEPPLFFRRRSAGEGGGFGARWRKISNRTKWIVGIIVVVLLVLILSASWLSTFYTDYLWYKEVGYTSVFWKRITTQIWLFFAFAIIFFAVFYGNIYLARRLTPRYERPAGKLTPIEESLQNFRESAGRWLDRGMLIVSALIAFAVGWASAGQWENALEYFNHASFGKVDPVFGKDIGFYVFEYPFLRYLTGWLFTTLIFTIIVSALVHFLYGAINFGDRKQRFAAHVKAHLSVLAGALLLLQAWRFRLSMFGLLYSQRGPVTGATYTDVHAQIPAYWILIATCFVCAGLFILNIRYRGWRLPLAGLVGIVVVSLLAGSLYPFIVQTYVVRPKELARESEYIGRNIESTQDAFRIQDEGEEAVVERRLFPAELNLTYDDILANRTTVSNIRLWDPRVIQQVYSQRQLLRQEYFFNDADVDRYTVFDDVYTQMLLSGRELVVDQLREDARTWQNEHLSYTHGYGLVMSPTNQLTQEGDPVLVIKDIPPQSQEGLGVEIKRPELYYGEKAHDYVVVRTGAQEIDYPLGNTNKFVEPYYEGEGGVPVSNFLKRVAFSIRNRDITFLFSGYIKGESRIMFRRNIRDRALEVAPFLRLDGDPYLVVTDDGRLMWIIDAYTTSDLYPYSERYNGEFNYIRNSVKVVIDAYNGTLTYYLVDEKDPIAQTYGKIFPDLFTPMDEMPGDIKRHLRYPEDLFSVQMEMYRTYHIDDISAFYQKEDVWDVSTETYGAGAEPQQVKPYYIILKIPGEEKEEMVLMLPFNPRGKDNMVDWVAARCDFPHYGELLNFSFPAGKLVNGTQQFESLVDQKTEISEQITLWNQAGSRVIRGNTLVIPIKDSLIYVEPLYLLATNPAIPQLKRVIVGYGTQVEMKPTLEEALQAIFGAGPQPQPQPQPQPQPQPQPGGDLVALIQEANRVYDEAQAALRNGEWAAYGERMSRLSQLLDQMASLAPETTPQAP, encoded by the coding sequence TTGCCGGAGGAAAGATCACCCTGGGATTCCCTTTTCAAGGGAGGAGGCGGCGAGCCGCCGCTCTTCTTCCGCCGCAGGAGCGCGGGAGAAGGCGGAGGGTTCGGCGCGAGGTGGAGGAAGATCAGCAACCGCACCAAGTGGATAGTCGGCATAATCGTAGTGGTGCTCCTGGTACTGATCCTCAGCGCCTCCTGGCTGTCCACCTTCTACACGGATTACCTCTGGTACAAGGAAGTGGGATATACCTCCGTCTTCTGGAAAAGGATCACCACGCAGATCTGGCTCTTCTTCGCTTTCGCCATCATATTCTTCGCCGTCTTCTACGGGAACATATACCTGGCGCGAAGGCTTACGCCGCGTTACGAAAGGCCTGCAGGAAAGCTTACCCCCATCGAGGAATCGCTGCAGAACTTCCGTGAGAGCGCCGGCCGCTGGCTGGACCGGGGTATGCTCATCGTGTCCGCCTTGATCGCCTTCGCCGTCGGATGGGCCTCCGCCGGGCAATGGGAGAACGCGCTCGAGTATTTCAACCACGCCTCCTTCGGCAAGGTCGATCCCGTCTTCGGTAAGGACATAGGCTTCTACGTCTTCGAGTATCCTTTCCTCCGTTACTTGACCGGCTGGCTGTTCACCACGCTCATCTTCACCATCATCGTTTCCGCGTTGGTCCATTTCCTCTACGGCGCCATCAACTTCGGAGACAGGAAACAGCGCTTCGCGGCCCACGTCAAGGCCCACCTCTCGGTGCTGGCCGGGGCGCTGCTGCTGCTGCAGGCATGGCGTTTCCGCCTCAGCATGTTCGGCCTCCTTTATTCGCAGCGCGGCCCGGTGACGGGTGCCACCTACACCGACGTCCACGCGCAGATACCCGCGTACTGGATACTCATCGCGACGTGCTTCGTCTGCGCCGGGCTCTTCATCCTCAACATACGCTACCGGGGATGGAGGCTGCCGCTGGCGGGCCTGGTGGGCATAGTGGTGGTTTCCCTCCTCGCCGGCTCGCTTTACCCCTTCATCGTGCAGACCTACGTGGTGAGGCCCAAGGAGCTCGCCCGCGAGAGCGAGTACATAGGACGCAACATCGAGTCCACCCAGGACGCCTTCCGCATCCAGGACGAAGGGGAGGAGGCGGTGGTGGAGAGGCGCCTCTTCCCGGCGGAGTTGAACCTGACCTACGATGACATCCTGGCAAACAGGACCACGGTCAGCAACATCCGCCTATGGGACCCCCGCGTTATACAGCAGGTCTATAGCCAGCGGCAGCTGTTGCGGCAGGAGTATTTCTTCAACGATGCTGACGTGGATCGCTACACGGTTTTCGACGACGTGTACACCCAGATGCTCTTATCCGGTCGCGAGCTGGTGGTGGACCAGCTGCGCGAGGATGCACGCACCTGGCAGAACGAGCATCTCTCCTACACCCACGGCTACGGCCTGGTGATGAGCCCCACCAACCAGCTCACCCAGGAAGGAGACCCGGTGCTGGTCATCAAGGACATCCCGCCGCAATCCCAGGAGGGGCTGGGCGTGGAGATAAAACGCCCGGAGCTCTATTACGGCGAGAAGGCCCATGATTACGTGGTGGTGCGCACGGGAGCCCAGGAAATAGATTATCCGCTGGGAAACACCAACAAGTTCGTGGAGCCCTACTACGAGGGCGAGGGCGGCGTACCCGTCTCCAACTTCCTGAAGAGGGTGGCCTTTTCCATACGCAACCGCGATATCACCTTCCTCTTCAGCGGTTACATCAAGGGCGAGTCGCGCATCATGTTCCGCAGGAACATCCGGGACAGGGCGCTGGAGGTGGCGCCTTTCCTGCGCCTTGACGGCGATCCCTACCTGGTGGTCACCGACGACGGAAGGCTGATGTGGATCATCGACGCCTACACCACCAGCGACCTCTACCCCTATTCCGAGCGCTATAACGGCGAGTTCAACTACATACGCAACTCGGTGAAGGTGGTCATCGACGCCTACAACGGGACCCTCACCTATTACCTGGTGGACGAGAAAGACCCCATCGCCCAAACATACGGAAAGATATTCCCCGACCTCTTCACCCCCATGGATGAGATGCCCGGGGACATCAAGCGCCACCTGCGCTATCCGGAGGACCTCTTCTCTGTGCAGATGGAGATGTACCGAACCTATCACATCGACGATATCAGCGCCTTCTACCAGAAGGAGGACGTGTGGGACGTCTCCACGGAGACATACGGCGCCGGCGCGGAGCCGCAGCAGGTGAAGCCTTACTACATCATCCTCAAGATCCCCGGCGAGGAGAAGGAGGAGATGGTCCTCATGCTCCCCTTCAACCCTCGCGGCAAGGACAACATGGTGGACTGGGTGGCGGCGCGCTGTGACTTTCCGCATTACGGAGAGCTGCTGAACTTCTCCTTCCCGGCGGGAAAGCTGGTGAACGGGACGCAGCAGTTCGAGTCACTGGTGGACCAGAAGACGGAGATCTCGGAACAGATAACCCTGTGGAACCAGGCGGGTTCACGGGTCATCCGGGGAAATACCCTGGTCATCCCCATCAAGGATTCCCTCATCTACGTTGAGCCCCTCTACCTCCTGGCCACAAATCCCGCCATACCGCAGCTCAAGCGGGTCATCGTGGGCTATGGCACGCAGGTGGAGATGAAGCCCACCCTCGAGGAGGCGCTGCAGGCCATTTTCGGTGCGGGACCACAGCCCCAGCCCCAGCCGCAACCCCAGCCGCAACCCCAGCCGCAGCCCGGGGGAGATCTCGTGGCCTTGATCCAGGAAGCCAACCGGGTCTATGACGAGGCACAGGCCGCCCTGCGCAACGGAGAGTGGGCGGCCTACGGTGAGAGGATGAGCAGGCTGAGCCAGCTCCTGGACCAGATGGCCTCGTTGGCGCCGGAGACGACCCCGCAGGCTCCTTGA
- a CDS encoding NAD-dependent deacylase translates to MSCPAGEEMVDEECVRQAAAMLLESSQVVALTGAGISVESGIPDFRSPGGLWTKYDPLLYGTYESFINHPERFYEMAKELNPTLERAEPNPAHYALAELERLGKCRAVITQNIDNLHQRAGTTEVLELHGTHRTGHCMRCRRVFSLEEIKELSREGECVACCPEDGTAIKPDVVFFGEPLDSRVLARAAELASTSDLMLVIGCSLEVYPAAALPEYTKRRGGRLIFFNTVTTHHDSMADLVCLGKAGENLPAVVKAYKELVGVE, encoded by the coding sequence TTGAGCTGTCCGGCTGGTGAAGAGATGGTGGATGAGGAATGCGTGCGGCAGGCGGCCGCGATGCTCCTGGAGAGCAGCCAGGTCGTGGCGCTTACGGGAGCGGGGATCTCCGTGGAGTCGGGCATACCCGACTTCCGCTCCCCGGGAGGCCTGTGGACCAAGTACGACCCACTGCTCTACGGAACCTACGAGTCCTTCATCAACCACCCGGAGCGCTTCTACGAGATGGCCAAGGAACTGAACCCCACCCTGGAAAGGGCGGAGCCCAACCCGGCCCATTACGCCCTGGCCGAGTTGGAAAGATTAGGAAAATGCCGGGCGGTTATCACCCAGAACATCGACAACCTGCACCAGAGGGCCGGCACCACCGAGGTGCTCGAGTTGCACGGCACGCACAGGACCGGCCACTGCATGCGATGCAGGCGCGTCTTCAGCCTGGAGGAGATAAAGGAGCTCAGCAGGGAAGGGGAATGCGTGGCCTGTTGTCCCGAGGATGGGACGGCCATCAAGCCGGACGTGGTCTTCTTCGGGGAACCCCTGGACTCCCGTGTGCTCGCCAGGGCGGCGGAGCTCGCTTCCACCTCCGACCTCATGCTGGTCATCGGGTGCAGCCTGGAGGTCTATCCGGCGGCTGCGCTTCCCGAATACACCAAGCGGCGAGGGGGGCGCCTCATCTTCTTCAACACCGTCACCACCCATCACGACAGCATGGCCGACCTGGTATGCTTGGGGAAGGCGGGAGAGAACCTGCCGGCGGTGGTGAAGGCATACAAGGAGCTCGTAGGGGTGGAGTGA
- a CDS encoding IPT/TIG domain-containing protein: MALALAVAMAFPVPAEAQEPLEPPVIEAVFPPGAWPGTPVSIQGRNFGALQVPGLSRVTFNGVDAGTATLWSENYILVAVPGGATSGPVVVSTMLGDSNPYPFTVYEQEPQFTSYFAEGTTRAGFEEWLTILNPYDSQYTATVTYMVAQGANRIRYYNLPARSRVTVNVNSEIGSGRDVSLSVSAAQRLYAERSLYFDYGGSWKGGHCSVPATEASDRWYFAEGTTRAGFEEWLCLANPGAQEAQVTVRYCGATGEAMQQDVLIAPRRRVSIDVNSAVGAEKDVALEIVSTQPIVAERPMYFAYRGAWDGGHITVGATETSDRWYFAEGTTRAGFEEWLCLANPGAQEAQVTVRYCGATGEAMQQDVLIAPRRRVSIDVNSAVGAEKDVALEIVSTQPIVAERPMYFAYRGAWDGGHITVGATETSDRWYFAEGTTRAGFEEWLCLANPGAQEAQVHIDYFFQGGEVQGQDLHVQAGSRVTVYVNQAVGEGRDVAVKVSSQRGIVAERSMYFLYRGGWDGGHNTLGMNL; the protein is encoded by the coding sequence ATGGCTCTGGCGCTGGCCGTGGCCATGGCCTTTCCCGTGCCGGCGGAAGCGCAGGAGCCGCTGGAGCCGCCGGTGATAGAGGCCGTCTTTCCCCCGGGCGCCTGGCCGGGCACCCCCGTTTCCATCCAGGGCAGGAATTTCGGTGCCCTGCAGGTCCCGGGCTTGAGCAGGGTGACCTTCAACGGGGTTGACGCGGGCACGGCCACTCTGTGGTCCGAGAATTACATACTGGTGGCCGTCCCCGGGGGGGCGACCAGCGGGCCGGTGGTGGTCTCCACCATGCTCGGGGACAGCAACCCTTACCCCTTCACGGTTTATGAACAGGAACCCCAGTTCACTTCCTACTTCGCCGAGGGCACCACGCGCGCCGGCTTCGAGGAGTGGCTGACCATCCTCAACCCCTACGATTCCCAGTACACGGCCACCGTCACTTACATGGTGGCGCAGGGGGCTAACCGCATCCGCTATTACAATCTACCCGCCCGCTCCCGCGTCACCGTGAACGTGAACTCCGAGATCGGTTCGGGGCGCGACGTCTCGCTCTCCGTCTCGGCGGCGCAGAGGCTATACGCCGAACGCTCCCTCTATTTCGATTACGGGGGCTCCTGGAAGGGCGGCCACTGCTCCGTGCCCGCCACGGAGGCCAGCGACAGGTGGTACTTCGCCGAGGGCACCACGCGCGCCGGCTTCGAGGAGTGGCTGTGCCTGGCCAACCCCGGCGCGCAGGAGGCGCAGGTGACGGTGAGGTATTGCGGAGCGACGGGGGAGGCCATGCAGCAGGACGTGCTCATAGCCCCTCGAAGGCGGGTGAGCATCGACGTCAACTCCGCCGTGGGCGCGGAAAAGGACGTGGCCCTGGAAATAGTCTCCACGCAACCCATCGTGGCCGAGCGCCCCATGTACTTCGCCTACCGGGGGGCGTGGGACGGGGGCCACATCACGGTGGGGGCCACGGAGACCAGCGACAGGTGGTACTTCGCCGAGGGCACCACGCGCGCCGGCTTCGAGGAGTGGCTGTGCCTGGCCAACCCCGGCGCGCAGGAGGCGCAGGTGACGGTGAGGTATTGCGGAGCGACGGGGGAGGCCATGCAGCAGGACGTGCTCATAGCCCCTCGAAGGCGGGTGAGCATCGACGTCAACTCCGCCGTGGGCGCGGAAAAGGACGTGGCCCTGGAAATAGTTTCCACGCAACCCATCGTGGCCGAGCGCCCCATGTACTTCGCCTACCGGGGGGCGTGGGACGGGGGCCACATCACGGTGGGGGCCACGGAGACCAGCGACAGGTGGTACTTCGCCGAGGGCACCACCCGCGCCGGCTTCGAGGAGTGGCTGTGCCTGGCCAACCCCGGCGCGCAGGAGGCGCAGGTACATATCGACTACTTTTTCCAGGGAGGAGAGGTGCAGGGGCAGGACCTGCACGTGCAGGCGGGGAGCAGGGTGACGGTGTACGTGAACCAGGCGGTGGGCGAGGGCAGGGACGTGGCCGTCAAGGTGAGCTCGCAACGGGGTATCGTGGCCGAGCGCTCCATGTACTTTCTCTACCGCGGGGGTTGGGACGGGGGACACAACACCCTGGGGATGAACCTGTGA
- a CDS encoding response regulator yields MEGRILFVDDEPEILNAVKFYLEDEDFEVYVTTEGNRAVELAESLRPDLIILDVMMPVMDGIQVCRQLRSRTRTRMIPIIFLTARESVEDKIKGLEAGGVDYITKPFHNQELMARIKAHIRQSHENLSGHPVTGLPGASTIEKEINGRLQRGEIFAAVFAAIDHLREYRDAYGVSRADRVLAAFARMIEEEAAERVGERAFIGQPTYEEFLVLCPPEVAEPLCKGLVERFEKEKADFYYEQHRQRGELHYYDYRGNAVSAPLVRLSLGGVCNTRRFLATYNVLAEWGAQAVLKARAHEESAFVIEE; encoded by the coding sequence ATGGAGGGAAGGATACTATTCGTCGACGACGAACCGGAGATCCTCAATGCGGTGAAGTTCTATCTCGAGGACGAGGACTTCGAGGTTTACGTGACCACCGAGGGCAACCGTGCGGTGGAGCTGGCGGAATCCCTGCGTCCCGACCTCATCATCCTCGACGTCATGATGCCGGTGATGGACGGGATACAGGTATGCCGCCAGCTGCGTTCCCGCACGCGCACGCGCATGATCCCCATAATCTTCCTCACGGCGCGCGAGTCGGTGGAGGACAAGATCAAGGGCCTGGAGGCCGGGGGCGTGGACTACATCACCAAGCCCTTCCACAACCAGGAGCTCATGGCCCGCATCAAGGCGCACATCCGCCAGAGCCACGAGAACCTCTCCGGGCACCCGGTGACCGGCCTGCCCGGGGCTTCCACCATAGAGAAGGAAATCAACGGGCGCCTGCAACGGGGCGAGATCTTCGCCGCCGTCTTCGCGGCCATAGATCACCTGAGGGAATACCGCGACGCCTACGGGGTGAGCCGCGCGGACCGCGTGCTCGCCGCCTTCGCCCGCATGATCGAGGAGGAGGCCGCCGAGCGGGTGGGCGAGAGGGCTTTCATCGGCCAGCCCACCTACGAGGAGTTCCTTGTCCTCTGCCCCCCGGAGGTGGCGGAGCCGCTCTGCAAAGGCTTGGTGGAGCGCTTCGAGAAGGAGAAGGCGGATTTCTACTACGAGCAGCACCGCCAGCGGGGGGAGCTGCACTACTACGATTACCGCGGCAATGCCGTGAGCGCCCCCCTGGTCAGGCTTTCCCTGGGCGGCGTATGCAACACCCGTCGTTTCCTCGCCACCTATAACGTCCTTGCGGAATGGGGCGCCCAGGCGGTCCTCAAGGCACGCGCGCACGAAGAGAGCGCCTTCGTCATCGAGGAGTGA
- a CDS encoding response regulator transcription factor, whose translation MAGELILVVDDEPNITELARLYLEKDGFRVAEARDGEEALRLFEELHPALVVLDIMIPEPDGWEVCRRIRARSNLPIIMLTAREDEVDKVVGLELGADDYLTKPFSPRELVARVKAVLRRTLPLAESREVLHVEDLVIDASRRKVMQGERAVELTPREFDLLYVLALNRGIVMSREKLLERVWGYDYYGDTRTVDVHIRHMREKLGDNPQEPRYVETVWGVGYKFREGKR comes from the coding sequence ATGGCCGGCGAACTCATCCTCGTCGTGGACGACGAGCCAAACATCACCGAGCTGGCCCGCCTCTACCTGGAAAAAGATGGATTCAGGGTGGCGGAGGCCCGCGACGGAGAAGAGGCGCTCCGCCTCTTCGAGGAGCTGCACCCCGCCCTCGTCGTCCTGGACATCATGATCCCGGAGCCGGACGGGTGGGAGGTGTGCAGGCGCATCCGGGCGCGCTCCAACCTCCCCATCATCATGCTCACCGCGCGCGAGGACGAGGTGGACAAGGTGGTGGGCCTGGAGCTGGGCGCCGACGATTATCTCACCAAGCCCTTCAGCCCCCGGGAGCTGGTGGCGAGGGTCAAGGCCGTCCTGCGCCGCACCCTTCCCCTTGCCGAATCCCGCGAGGTGCTCCACGTCGAGGACCTGGTGATCGACGCCTCCCGGCGCAAGGTCATGCAAGGCGAACGAGCCGTCGAACTCACCCCCCGCGAATTCGACCTCCTTTACGTCCTGGCCCTGAACCGGGGCATCGTCATGAGCCGCGAGAAGCTGCTGGAGAGGGTGTGGGGATACGATTACTACGGGGACACGCGCACCGTGGACGTCCACATCCGCCACATGCGCGAGAAACTCGGCGACAACCCCCAGGAGCCTCGCTACGTGGAGACGGTATGGGGGGTGGGATACAAGTTCCGGGAAGGAAAGCGCTGA
- a CDS encoding HAMP domain-containing histidine kinase → MLVLGLLSLFLFGALFAFFAWRENDRLEKRARAELVEQAKEMARDLEVAFNLVQRFPDLPAANQERITQLLRLEGKLVNAVSVVVDAQGYVVAPLPLPLRYPRRIAADLLAEDEARAVDADISPLGSCLVVAIPLNIAAEHSYHNLVVAKRRDQLLQAGVGDLIRYLAIAGGAALVISVLLALYLSNYVTRPLHRLSRAAWEMAHGNLESRVEVEGRDEISSLARYFNYMAERLQRGYQQQKEFVANVSHEIRTPLTSIEGFTQALLDDMVEREDEKKRYLRIIQEETRRLQRVLAQLLALSRLDAGAWILHPETVSLPDLLGEVRERLRPRAEDKGLAIELFLSPALRPVESDRVALEQVFTNILDNAVKFTPQGGTVHVSADPLPRGGARIQVRDSGPGIPEEDLEHIFDRFFRVERSRSQQYGGSGLGLAVCRELVRLLGGRITAWSQPGKGSVFTVELPGTLPEIPGEMGGAEPFRGSPQDGA, encoded by the coding sequence TTGCTGGTCCTTGGCCTCCTGAGCCTTTTTCTCTTCGGCGCCCTCTTCGCCTTTTTCGCCTGGAGGGAAAACGACCGCCTGGAGAAACGCGCGCGCGCCGAACTGGTGGAGCAGGCGAAGGAGATGGCGCGTGACCTGGAGGTGGCCTTCAACCTGGTGCAACGTTTTCCCGACCTGCCCGCGGCCAACCAGGAGCGCATCACCCAGCTCCTGCGCCTGGAGGGCAAGCTGGTGAACGCGGTCAGCGTGGTGGTGGACGCGCAGGGATACGTGGTCGCCCCGCTCCCCCTGCCCCTGCGCTATCCCCGCCGCATCGCAGCGGACCTCCTGGCGGAAGACGAGGCAAGGGCGGTGGACGCAGACATATCTCCGCTGGGAAGCTGCCTGGTGGTGGCCATCCCCCTCAACATAGCCGCGGAACATTCCTACCATAACCTCGTGGTGGCGAAGAGAAGGGACCAGCTCCTGCAGGCGGGCGTGGGGGACCTTATCCGCTACCTGGCCATCGCCGGCGGCGCCGCCCTGGTCATCTCCGTCCTCCTCGCCCTCTACCTCAGCAACTACGTCACGCGTCCGCTGCACCGCCTGAGCCGCGCGGCCTGGGAGATGGCCCACGGGAACCTGGAGAGCAGGGTGGAGGTGGAGGGAAGGGACGAGATATCCTCGCTGGCCCGCTATTTCAACTACATGGCGGAACGCCTGCAGCGCGGTTACCAGCAGCAGAAGGAGTTCGTGGCCAACGTGTCTCACGAGATAAGGACCCCGCTCACCTCCATCGAGGGTTTCACCCAGGCCCTGCTGGACGACATGGTGGAACGGGAGGACGAGAAGAAGCGCTACCTGCGCATCATTCAGGAGGAGACCCGGCGCCTGCAGCGGGTGCTCGCGCAGCTCCTGGCCCTCTCCCGCCTGGACGCCGGCGCATGGATACTGCATCCGGAGACCGTTTCGCTCCCCGATCTGCTGGGCGAGGTGCGGGAGAGACTGCGACCCCGGGCGGAGGATAAGGGCCTGGCCATCGAGCTCTTCCTCTCTCCCGCTCTGCGTCCGGTCGAGAGCGACCGCGTCGCCCTGGAGCAGGTGTTCACCAACATTCTGGACAATGCCGTCAAGTTCACCCCGCAAGGGGGCACGGTGCATGTCTCCGCGGACCCCCTGCCCCGGGGAGGGGCGCGCATCCAGGTGCGCGACAGCGGGCCCGGCATACCGGAGGAGGACCTGGAGCACATCTTCGACCGCTTCTTCCGCGTGGAGAGGTCGCGCTCCCAGCAGTACGGGGGCTCCGGCCTGGGGCTCGCCGTCTGCCGCGAGCTGGTTCGCCTGCTGGGGGGAAGGATCACCGCGTGGAGCCAGCCCGGCAAGGGGAGCGTGTTCACCGTTGAGCTTCCCGGCACCCTGCCGGAGATTCCCGGGGAGATGGGCGGCGCGGAACCCTTCCGGGGCTCCCCGCAGGACGGCGCCTAG